A single genomic interval of Astyanax mexicanus isolate ESR-SI-001 chromosome 4, AstMex3_surface, whole genome shotgun sequence harbors:
- the LOC125801319 gene encoding zinc finger protein 585A-like — MEKHQHSVKSFTKQSDLKKHQRIHTGEKPYYCSDCGKSFTQQSTLKIHQLIHTGEKPYHCSDCGKSFTLQSTLKIHQRIHTEEKPYQCSDCGKSFNQQSTLKIHQRIHTGEKLYHCSDCGKSFTQQSTLKNHQRIHTGEKPYYCSECGKSFNQQINLKIHQRIHTEEKPYYCSDCGKSFTTQSNLKNHQRIHTGVKPYYCSDCGKSFTQQSTLKIHQLIHTGGKLYHCSDCGKSFTLQSTLKIHQRIHTGEKPYQCSDCGKSFNQQSTLKIHQRIHTGVKPYFCSDCGKSFTQQSNLKKHQRIHTGEKPYHCSDCGKSFTQQNHLQKHKCSNTGEKTIPNLFHGN, encoded by the coding sequence atggagaaacatcagcactctgtcaagagttttactaaacagagtgatctcaaaaaacaccagcgcattcacacaggagagaaaccgtattactgctcagactgtgggaagagttttactcaacagagtactctcaaaatccaccagctcattcacacaggagagaaaccgtatcactgctcagactgtgggaagagttttactctacagagtactctcaaaattcaccagcgcattcacacagaagagaaaccgtatcaatgctcagactgtgggaagagttttaatcaacagagtactctcaaaatacaccagcgcattcacacaggagagaaactgtatcactgctcagactgtgggaagagttttactcaacagagtactctcaaaaatcaccagcgcattcacacaggagagaaaccgtattactgctcagagtgtgggaagagttttaatcaacagattaatctcaaaatacaccagcgcattcacacagaagagaaaccgtattactgctcagactgtggaaagagttttactacacagagtaatctcaaaaatcaccagcgcattcacacaggagtgaaaccgtattactgctcagactgtgggaagagttttactcaacagagtactctcaaaatccaccagctcattcacacaggaggGAAActttatcactgctcagactgtgggaagagttttactctacagagtactctcaaaattcaccagcgcattcacacaggagagaaaccgtatcaatgctcagactgtgggaagagttttaatcaacagagtactctcaaaatacatcagcgcattcacacaggagtaaaaccatatttctgctcagactgtgggaagagttttactcaacagagtaatctcaaaaaacaccaacgcattcacacaggagagaaaccgtatcactgctcagactgtgggaagagttttactcaacagaatcatctccaaaaacacaagtgcagtaacacaggagagaaaactatcccaaatttgtttcacggcaattaa